A genomic segment from Bradyrhizobium sp. ISRA430 encodes:
- a CDS encoding NADPH-dependent FMN reductase, protein MSNRILVLYGSYRSDRMGIRLANFITDRLRGRGEDVEFIDAKAVGLPMLDRMYKEYPKGSVPEALEKLAGQIRGADGFVFVTGEYNWGIQPGLKNLTDHFLEEWFWRPAAIASYSAGRLSGARAATAWHGTLSEMGMVVVSSTIGVGPIAQTLSADGEPIGEGGKALERSFPRFADDLLWWIEAAKEQRARKAPPY, encoded by the coding sequence ATGAGCAATCGCATCCTCGTCCTCTACGGTTCCTACCGCTCCGATCGCATGGGCATTCGCCTTGCGAACTTCATCACCGATCGCCTGCGCGGCCGCGGCGAAGATGTCGAGTTCATCGACGCCAAGGCGGTCGGACTGCCGATGCTCGACCGCATGTACAAGGAATATCCCAAGGGCTCGGTGCCCGAGGCGCTCGAGAAGCTGGCCGGGCAGATCCGCGGTGCCGACGGGTTCGTCTTCGTCACCGGCGAGTACAATTGGGGCATTCAGCCCGGGCTGAAGAACCTCACCGACCATTTCCTGGAAGAATGGTTCTGGCGTCCGGCTGCGATCGCGAGCTATTCCGCCGGCCGACTGTCCGGCGCGCGTGCCGCGACTGCCTGGCATGGTACGCTATCGGAGATGGGTATGGTGGTGGTGTCGAGCACCATCGGTGTCGGCCCGATCGCGCAGACTCTGTCGGCCGACGGCGAGCCGATCGGCGAGGGCGGCAAGGCGCTGGAACGGTCGTTCCCGCGCTTTGCCGACGACCTCCTGTGGTGGATCGAAGCCGCCAAGGAGCAGCGCGCGCGGAAGGCGCCGCCTTACTGA
- a CDS encoding AraC family transcriptional regulator, which translates to MNNIDETPGLAPRVFRFSDVDEFRSSIRGLNVEFTPFVRRIAAEQLILHLPGCDVNVTRTFPRVVDGQLVANCTAIGFAMDDHDVPIRFNGAQRDRAVVVIGSNGSAYNAIEEVQRHIASVVFRPEVTDRGWPETRSNFRIFETSIPALHRLRRVVTEVIAAASVPTDPAEVPLKASAMKESLLAAVDEAFENVVSARWTVRPNDERHFRIFQDIRALLSDDLSQPIYSEEIARKLGMSVRTMHDIVRRYRGMSLHRYLRLRRLWLVRKRLLAGADSVKAAALAFGFWHLSDFSGSYRDQFGESPSETLERGRKA; encoded by the coding sequence ATGAACAATATTGATGAAACGCCCGGATTGGCGCCAAGGGTATTTCGCTTTTCAGACGTCGATGAATTTCGCAGTTCGATCCGTGGCTTGAACGTCGAATTCACGCCGTTCGTGCGAAGGATCGCTGCCGAGCAGCTCATACTGCACCTGCCAGGCTGTGACGTGAACGTGACGCGGACGTTCCCGCGCGTGGTGGATGGGCAGCTCGTCGCGAACTGCACGGCGATCGGCTTTGCGATGGACGATCACGACGTCCCCATTCGCTTCAATGGTGCACAGCGGGATCGTGCGGTCGTTGTCATCGGCAGCAACGGCTCAGCCTATAATGCCATCGAGGAGGTGCAGCGGCACATTGCCTCAGTCGTCTTCAGACCGGAGGTAACGGATCGTGGTTGGCCGGAGACGAGGTCAAACTTCAGGATCTTCGAGACGAGTATTCCGGCCCTGCATCGGCTGCGGAGGGTGGTCACGGAGGTAATAGCCGCCGCTTCGGTTCCGACCGATCCCGCCGAAGTGCCGCTAAAGGCCTCCGCCATGAAGGAGTCCCTGCTCGCTGCCGTCGATGAAGCCTTCGAGAATGTGGTTTCCGCGCGCTGGACGGTGCGGCCGAACGACGAGCGGCACTTCAGGATCTTCCAGGACATTCGGGCCTTGCTGTCGGACGATCTCTCCCAACCCATCTACAGCGAAGAGATCGCCCGCAAGCTCGGGATGTCGGTTCGCACCATGCACGACATCGTCCGGCGCTATCGTGGCATGAGCCTGCACCGCTATCTGCGCCTGCGCCGGCTATGGCTGGTACGCAAGCGCCTGCTTGCGGGCGCCGACAGCGTGAAGGCCGCGGCACTTGCTTTCGGCTTCTGGCACTTGAGCGACTTTTCCGGGAGTTATCGCGATCAATTTGGCGAATCGCCGTCGGAAACGCTCGAGCGCGGCCGCAAGGCCTGA
- a CDS encoding DUF2336 domain-containing protein, translating into MMAISPAQILAELEEAVATCPPERCARIVSGIVHLLSASGDRPHELLVNVVDGILLRLTERVTPKTLLQLSIAISELTVAPKETLQRLARHEDPAIASPVLLRSQALAPTDLEMVATSGGDLHLLAISAREKIEPAVTEMVVKRGSSTVCLAVIKNPGARFSDAAYAILIDRGEQDGEITKALALRPGTPDVIVRKLLTPSSRQTPAAKPNDSYAPPGTASGPKPAPISLKRPCAADYERARPEIVALSRVGKLSDSTVNRFAIRGEIANLHIALSVLAGVPIELIEHVMTAPDCEGLVMACRASRLNWQTTLAILSNRGGMRLSFAERERAQQIFETLLLSTSQWTVRWGEMTANANISDPGHRDAKTGVSR; encoded by the coding sequence ATGATGGCAATTTCGCCTGCGCAAATTCTTGCTGAATTGGAAGAGGCGGTCGCGACCTGCCCGCCCGAGCGATGTGCGCGTATCGTTTCCGGCATTGTTCACCTGCTCTCTGCCTCCGGCGACCGCCCGCACGAGCTGCTTGTCAACGTCGTCGATGGCATTCTCCTTCGTCTGACCGAACGGGTCACTCCAAAAACGCTGCTCCAGCTCAGCATAGCTATTTCCGAGCTGACAGTGGCGCCGAAGGAGACGTTGCAACGGCTGGCACGGCATGAGGATCCCGCCATTGCGAGCCCGGTACTGCTCAGATCGCAGGCACTCGCCCCGACTGATCTTGAAATGGTCGCGACGTCCGGTGGCGACCTTCACCTTCTCGCGATCTCGGCTCGAGAAAAAATCGAACCCGCCGTAACCGAGATGGTGGTGAAGCGCGGCAGCAGCACGGTCTGTCTTGCGGTCATCAAGAACCCGGGAGCCAGGTTTTCCGATGCGGCCTACGCGATACTGATTGATCGGGGCGAGCAGGACGGCGAGATTACGAAGGCGCTGGCACTCAGGCCGGGCACGCCCGACGTGATCGTGCGCAAGCTGCTCACTCCCTCATCGCGGCAGACACCGGCCGCGAAGCCGAATGACTCCTACGCGCCGCCGGGTACCGCATCGGGTCCCAAGCCCGCTCCGATCAGCTTGAAGCGCCCCTGCGCCGCCGATTACGAACGTGCAAGGCCCGAGATCGTCGCACTGAGTCGCGTCGGCAAGCTGAGCGACTCGACGGTCAACCGTTTCGCCATACGCGGCGAGATCGCCAACCTTCACATAGCGCTGTCGGTGCTCGCGGGAGTTCCGATCGAGCTCATCGAGCACGTCATGACCGCCCCCGATTGCGAAGGGCTGGTCATGGCCTGCCGAGCCTCACGACTGAACTGGCAGACGACGCTTGCCATCCTCAGCAACCGGGGCGGCATGCGGCTCTCCTTTGCAGAACGGGAGCGAGCGCAGCAGATCTTCGAAACACTTCTTTTGTCGACCAGCCAATGGACGGTTCGTTGGGGCGAAATGACGGCAAACGCCAACATCAGCGATCCGGGTCATCGTGACGCAAAAACGGGGGTGAGCCGATGA
- a CDS encoding PilZ domain-containing protein gives MKFDSRKALRVRMDHRQSVNLMGSDGTWRRSCVLLDVSQTGAKIEVEGTLDVLQAKEFFMLLSSTGLAYRRCELVWIDGTMAGVHFVTAESRKKTTKGQKAAALRPGEAK, from the coding sequence ATGAAATTCGACAGTCGCAAGGCGCTTCGCGTGCGGATGGATCACAGGCAGTCCGTCAACCTGATGGGCTCGGACGGCACATGGCGACGAAGCTGCGTCCTGCTCGACGTGTCGCAAACGGGCGCCAAGATCGAGGTGGAGGGAACGCTCGATGTCCTGCAAGCCAAGGAATTCTTCATGCTGCTGTCGTCCACGGGACTGGCGTACCGGCGGTGCGAGTTGGTCTGGATCGACGGAACCATGGCCGGTGTTCATTTTGTCACCGCTGAGAGCAGGAAGAAGACAACGAAGGGACAAAAGGCGGCCGCGCTGAGGCCGGGTGAAGCCAAGTAG
- a CDS encoding HD domain-containing phosphohydrolase has translation MHVLADSSEKLVGVCSILEKQFTVAGERLDAEARLPQVPFAVVIRADLRALENIAAIKKRAAKLAKAKKRIFLVEDTSHICISQAYALGATLVLPGTTNKAKLLTVLADRAEPAAAASGDASQPDNAVESAATTIASMFTAVTLGQPIDMDGAKEAGGKIANRIAEHGLSEWLTTVRRHHEGTYQHCLLVTGVAIDFGLSLGVRRSDLERLYSAAMFHDIGKARIPLTILDKPGRLDAEERSLIETHPAAGYDFLKDHKDISPEILDAVRHHHEYLDGSGYPDALCGESISDVVRILTISDIFAALIEHRHYKPTMPREEAYNILCGMRGKLEKALLTSFKNVALTR, from the coding sequence GTGCATGTGCTGGCCGATTCCTCCGAGAAACTCGTAGGCGTTTGCTCGATCCTCGAAAAGCAATTCACCGTCGCGGGTGAACGACTCGACGCCGAAGCCAGGCTCCCGCAAGTGCCTTTCGCCGTGGTCATCCGCGCGGACCTGCGTGCTCTCGAAAACATCGCAGCGATCAAGAAGCGGGCAGCCAAGCTGGCAAAGGCCAAGAAGCGCATCTTTTTGGTCGAGGACACGTCCCACATCTGCATCTCGCAGGCTTACGCCCTCGGGGCGACGCTCGTCCTTCCCGGAACGACCAACAAAGCAAAACTGCTGACGGTACTGGCTGATCGCGCCGAACCAGCGGCCGCGGCGTCAGGCGATGCGTCGCAACCGGACAATGCCGTCGAAAGTGCGGCGACCACCATCGCCTCGATGTTCACCGCCGTGACACTCGGCCAGCCGATCGACATGGATGGAGCGAAAGAAGCCGGCGGAAAGATCGCCAATCGCATTGCCGAACACGGGCTATCCGAATGGCTTACCACGGTGCGGCGTCATCACGAGGGCACCTACCAGCACTGTCTGCTCGTAACCGGCGTAGCAATCGACTTCGGATTGAGCCTCGGCGTCAGGCGGAGCGATCTCGAGCGGCTCTATTCGGCCGCCATGTTCCACGACATCGGCAAGGCCCGGATTCCGCTGACGATCCTGGACAAGCCCGGGCGTCTGGATGCCGAGGAAAGGTCCCTGATCGAGACTCATCCGGCTGCGGGCTATGATTTCCTGAAGGACCACAAGGATATTTCGCCCGAGATCCTCGATGCCGTGCGGCATCATCACGAATACCTCGACGGCAGCGGCTATCCCGATGCGCTCTGCGGCGAGAGCATCAGCGACGTCGTTCGCATCCTCACGATTTCGGACATCTTCGCAGCGCTGATCGAACATCGGCACTACAAGCCGACGATGCCGCGCGAAGAGGCTTACAACATTCTGTGCGGAATGAGGGGAAAGCTGGAAAAGGCGCTCCTCACCTCGTTCAAGAACGTCGCGCTCACAAGGTGA